A stretch of Lactuca sativa cultivar Salinas chromosome 6, Lsat_Salinas_v11, whole genome shotgun sequence DNA encodes these proteins:
- the LOC111890499 gene encoding protein CANDIDATE G-PROTEIN COUPLED RECEPTOR 7 has product MASGSSSSFLLLILVAFISIATAEIRFTEIRSDPRPIIPFDEFGFTHNGRLELNVSKLSFSTADPDLSKLGFFLCTRDSWLQVLQQIEDAEIACALQSNIIKEVYNLNSIAKDAKGFDHYYLQSDADQYTLVFANCLPQLKISMDVRSAMYNLDGKSNTRDYLSAGITVLPRVYFLFSLIYITMAAAWVYFLYKKRLTVFGIHFFMLAVVVLKALNLVCEAEDKSYIKRTGSAHGWDVLFYIFSFLKGITLFTLIVLIGTGWSFLKPYLQDKEKKVLMIVIPLQVVANIAQVVIDESGPYGQDWVTWKQVFLLVDVVCCCAVLFPIVWSIKNLREAARTDGKAAVNLMKLTLFRQYYVVVICYIYFTRVVVYALETITSYKYLWTSVVAAELATLAFYVFTGYNFKPEAHNPYFAVDDDDEEAASEQLKLEDEFEL; this is encoded by the coding sequence ATGGCTTCCGGTTCTTCCTCCTCTTTCCTCCTCCTCATCCTCGTCGCCTTCATCTCCATCGCCACCGCGGAAATTCGTTTCACCGAGATCCGATCCGACCCCCGACCAATCATCCCCTTCGATGAATTCGGTTTCACTCACAATGGCAGACTCGAACTCAACGTTTCCAAACTATCGTTCTCCACAGCAGACCCTGACCTCTCCAAATTAGGTTTTTTTCTCTGCACGCGTGATTCATGGCTTCAGGTTCTCCAACAGATCGAAGATGCGGAGATAGCGTGTGCGCTTCAATCCAATATTATTAAAGAAGTTTACAATTTGAATTCGATAGCGAAAGATGCGAAAGGTTTTGATCATTATTATCTCCAATCGGATGCCGATCAGTATACTCTTGTGTTTGCTAACTGTCTTCCTCAGCTTAAGATCTCAATGGACGTCCGATCTGCTATGTACAATCTCGATGGCAAGTCCAACACTCGCGATTACCTTTCTGCTGGAATTACCGTTCTCCCAAGGGTTTATTTCTTGTTCTCCCTCATTTACATTACTATGGCAGCAGCTTGGGTTTACTTTCTGTACAAAAAACGTCTTACTGTGTTCGGAATCCATTTCTTTATGCTTGCTGTTGTGGTCCTGAAAGCATTAAACTTGGTATGTGAAGCCGAAGATAAATCCTATATCAAGCGTACTGGTAGCGCCCATGGATGGGATGTTCTGTTCTACATTTTCAGCTTCCTGAAAGGAATCACATTGTTCACATTAATTGTGTTAATTGGAACTGGATGGTCGTTCCTGAAACCCTATCTCCAAGACAAAGAAAAGAAGGTGTTAATGATTGTGATCCCACTTCAAGTCGTCGCCAACATCGCTCAAGTCGTGATCGATGAATCAGGGCCATATGGACAAGATTGGGTGACATGGAAGCAGGTTTTTCTACTAGTCGATGTTGTCTGTTGTTGTGCTGTTCTATTCCCCATTGTTTGGTCAATCAAGAACTTAAGAGAAGCAGCTAGAACAGATGGAAAAGCAGCTGTTAATCTGATGAAATTAACCCTCTTCAGACAATATTATGTTGTGGTTATCTGCTACATTTACTTCACAAGAGTTGTGGTGTATGCATTGGAGACTATCACTTCGTATAAGTATTTGTGGACTAGTGTAGTAGCTGCTGAGTTAGCCACTCTTGCTTTTTACGTTTTCACTGGGTACAATTTCAAACCAGAAGCTCATAATCCTTACTTTgctgttgatgatgatgatgaagaagctGCATCAGAGCAATTGAAACTTGAAGATGAATTTGAACTTTGA